The Nicotiana tomentosiformis chromosome 2, ASM39032v3, whole genome shotgun sequence genome includes the window ttacaatgaaaaggacttagtcttctacaaagcagcagcaagtccgttggcagcaactttgtctttagcatcagggtctgcgcgcgcggcattgtctgcgcgcgcggcgctgttggcttttgcctgtggctgggcgctggcgatggctatcggtggggcgacagaggcacatgcgcgcttgtcacttggagctgccgagaccacggggccgaccgtggcgacgggcgttgggaggctggccaggacgccacggggcgcgtccaagggatcatggggcatggctggaaagccgcccatgacattctcccccacctgagttggcgacgtcctcggcgccttccttgcaaggtaatcatcaatcaggctcttgtaggctttgaggtttgttcccctctcccaagtattctcctctgcatcacatccctgccatttcaccaagaactcctggtgatcttttcttgaggcgtgaatcactcgatcatcaagaatagcttcagcacgcctttttccggttgaattggggcctcgaatacttggtattgtgagttggcttcgtgaaggatcctccacatcttcccgaaaaggtttcaggagactgacatggaaaacaggatggattttccaccaagctggggtatccacccggtatgcaactttcccaatgcgcctttcaatggacaagggtccaatatatttttgcaataggcgagggtcatggacccctgcaaacaagtaccgctttgggattttgaccatcactttgtctcccacctggtattccacaaagcggcgattctgatcagcatgcctcttcatccgcttttgggctttgacaagatagctccgcactatctccaaattttgcttccattcttttgagaagctggcagcccgaggagattttgacatgtttggtgcgttcactgtgtgtgggagtagcggttgctgtccggtaacaatttcaaaagcgcttttgttggtacttgagctcttttgtgaattgaaacacagttgagcagcatccagaagcttcacccaattcttctgcgatccggtcacaaagtgccggagatattcctctagcatgccattgaatcgctccgtctggccatcagattgcggatgaaaacttgagctatgactcaattttgacccgaggcacttaaagagttgggtccaaaaattgctagtgaagcgtgagtcgcgatcactaacaatgtctttaggtaagccccaatacttgacgacatgagagaagaatagtcgagctgtatcttctgctgatatatattgtggggctgctataaaggtagcatacttggaaaaccgatccaccacaaccaagatagttgtgagatctccgaccttgggcaatccggtgatgaagtccagggaaacgctttcccaaggtctttttggtacagctagtggttccaagagccctgcctgcgtcaagcggtctgacttatctttctggcatactagacaagtcttcacatactgagcgacgtcatcgaccatttgaggccaataatatgcacggcgaagcaatgccatggtgcgttcctcgccgggatgaccggcccacaaagtatcgtggcattctgcaagaagagtccgtcgcagatctcctcctttaggaacataaagtcggttccctttcaccttcaggaacccatcttcggtgtagaactggcgagtcttgccctgtcctaccaaatcaaccaaatactgtgcagcaggatccttgatgagtagatcctgtatctggtcttttatggtggtggttacttcgcttccctttagggcggcgagaacacacatcgatgctagatcagctctccgactgagtgcatcagcaacatgattggtctttccacttcggtactccaggttgaagtgaaattccgctaggagttcctgccacctagcctgtcgtccattcagctttggctgggtcatgaaatggctaacggctgtattgtctgtcttgaccacgaatggggctcccagtagataatgcctccaaaggcgtaagcaatgaacgacagccaataattctttctcatgggcggcatagcgtcgctctgcatccttcagtttccggctctcgtacgctacgggatgcccttcttgtagcaatactccaccaagtgcatagtcggaggcatccgtttgcacttcgaatggcttggccaagtcagggagggccaagactgggctactggacatagccatcttcaatgcgtcgaaggcctttgcccgcttggggccccaatcccacggggtggccttcttgagaagttctgtcagcggcactgcaatgagggagtaacttttcacaaaccgccgatagaagttgcataggccaaggaacgacctcaaggcatgtatatccttaggaggcggccattctgtaatggcctgaatcttctgctggtccatcttgatcctcccttcctcgatgacatgtccgaggaagtcaatttgtttctgagcaaaggagcacttggatagcttcgcatatagttcgtgctcccgcaatcgggctaggaccttccgcaaatgctccaggtgttcttctagtgtctggctatataccacaatgtcatccaaataaaccacgacgaattcatcaatgtattctcggaagacttggttcatcaaggtgcaaaatgtggctggcgcgttagtcaagccaaagggcataaccaggaagtcatacgacccatatcttgtcacacaggtcgtcttgtgctcatcaccatcggcaatccgaacttgccaataacctgtcctcaggtctattttggtgaataccgtcgcaccacccagtctatcaaacaagtctgccattagcggaatagggtacttgtttttcacggtgattttgtttagagcccggtaatccacgcagagtcgcaaactaccatcatgtttcttttggaatagcacaggggacccgtatggggacttagagggcacaatgatccctgtgtctagcatttccgtcaattgtctccgaagctcggcgagttcgggttgtgacattctgtatggcgcccgggcaggtggcttcgcacccggcaccaactcaatctcatggtccacagttcgcctaggcggaagacgctttggcatgtcttgtggcatgatgtcttcaaattccagaagtaactccttcacgggtgcaggaatgggacccgaggagcgttctatatcttccatgcagagggtagccaggaacgtgggttcatgtctttttacccccttcttcaactgcaaggccgagatgttctcggctgccatcttcatgggaatgcacggaataatgcagggcttggccccatttgcccccatcatcagcagcatgtctgcatacggtgcgggcatggtattggtctgtctcaggaattccaaccccacgattaactcaaagtcatctatgatcactacgcgcaggttgaactttccttcataagggccaagcttcactggtacttctttggctattccacccactggttgaggtggtgagttgatagccttcacacgacctttgccctttcctacgactagtccaagacgctccacctgagtcgaggctaagtagttgtgggtggcacctgtgtctatcattgcccgaatgggcttgccatttaccttcatgtcaacgaacattagggtcctctcttgatgaggaggagtcctcaaattcgccttcttatttcctttcctggcaattggacaggggtccttcttcttgcggataccggcactggtacccgctaagggctcagaaatggagccaacaattgcattgaatgcacctactggctcggtctggtccgcatcatcggcgtcgtcatccgtcccatcctcaaaagcttgatgggcattcatctgtgcatgtggacattcattattccaatgtggtccgccgcaatggcgacatcctgaggggggcttcctcccccgatcattgttgttagatgcagcactagtactgccggaagagggagtcttggatttgggtgcactccggtctcctccacttctgctagggccactagtgtttggttggccccctttgtatcctcctcggacaggctgttgaggcctatccttccgggcttccacttggtaatccccaaggcactctgctgcttggattgccttaggcaacgtgtctaccctttgtctctgcaactccatccgggcataaggtttcaacccttccaggaaggtgaagagtttgtctttgtcccccatgtcacggatgttcagcatgagcgcggagaattcccgcacgtaatctcgcactgatttggtctggcggagctcccgcaactttctcctggcattgtactcaacattttcggggaagaactgtaggcgtatggctgccttcagttccgcccatgtgtcgagggcatcttcacctgccttgatggcttcgtacttcacccgccaccagagtttggcatcaccctgaagatacatggcagcagttgctaccttcttagcttcttccaggcttcccacggcatcgaagtattgctcgatgtcgaaaatgaaattttccacttctttggcattccgagctccactgtatggctttggctcaggaattttcagcttttgtgccatgggggcgaggttcacaccacccccaaattggtttccgcctcctcgaagtaggccttgtaaagcagcattgacaacattgagctggcctgtcaagttgtcaatggtttgttgcatggcagtcaccctgtctgcctcttgttccctgttggctaaatcctcggcacgctcctgctggaggacctcaaatttaccaaaaatttcagctgcctctgtggctgctgtttgccggtctccttcagagtcgcggctgatgttttctatgtcaacttcggcctggatgagtctgcggtccaggtcgtccaacctttgcactaggctggtttttagatcgggcaccatttccacgatgggccgtaatgcgtcaaccgttccctcaagggtcgcgatgcgatccccataattcaccatggtcagaaatggtggtaattgcaatgtgatccctcgtccgatgtcgaacctggctttgataccaactgttacgcggcgccttcctgaagttccttggaagggcgacgtaaggctaggcaaccgatgtcagtacggttgttgtccgccaactgaggtcccctccgtacgctagactagattgtcagtgccgtacgggaaaaccaatgtcatgagcaattgaaagagagcagaaaagagaattgagaatgaaagaaagcttgattgtattgaatgaaagctattacagaaaacaagacggtgtcgggggagagacaccagtacagagaattgtttgcttgcttgaaagttttgattgcttggtcccccttaataatgcttaaaaaaataaaccaaagttacatgactagacctatgaaagctggaaaatcacacttaaagaaaatgcagcaaaactactctatatttacaatgaaaaggacttagtcttctacaaagcagcagcaagtccgttggcagcaactttgtctttagcatcagggtctgcgcgcgcggcattgtctgcgcgcgcggcgctgttggcttttgcctgtggctgggcgctggcgatggctatcggtggggcgacagaggcacatgcgcgcttgtcacttggagctgccgagaccacggggccgaccgtggcgacgggcgttgggaggctggccaggacgccacggggcgcgtccaagggatcatggggcatggctggaaagccgcccatgacacaTATAATGATAAGACATTGATGGTATTTGGTTATTACtacataattcttttatttattttaatatataaattttCTAGTTTCACTAATTATGATCGATTACTTGTAATTATGTTTGACCTGATATGGTAAAAATTACTTTCACCATAGTGTATAGAAGTtcatctctttctttttcttggtttCAAAAATTGAAGTGTCAACAAATGAGTTTCGCAGGTGGTTCATTTGCTTACTTGAGGGTGGAGCTTGGTGACTTTGTGGCCTTCATTGCTGCTGGTAATATACTCCTAGAATATGTCATAGGTGGTGCTGCAGTTGCTCGTTCTTGGACTTCCTACTTTGCAACTTTACTAAACTACCAGCCTGACAAATTACTTATCAAGGTGAACACTTTAGCAGAGGGCTACAACCAACTTGATCCTCTTGCTGTTGGGGTTTGCATTATCATCTGTTTCATTGCAATTCTCAGCACAAAGGGTTCTTCTCGTATCAATTATGTCGCCTCAATCATTCACATCATCGTGATCTTTTTCATCATCATCTGTGGCCTTATCAAGTCAGATACCAAGAACTATACACCCTTTACGCCATTCGGTGCACGCGGTATCTTCAAAGCCTCTGCAGTTCTATTCTTTGCTTATGTTGGTTTTGATGCAGTTTCTACCATGGCTGAGGAGACTAAGGATCCCGGCAGAGACATCCCCATTGGCTTAGTTGGTTCTATGGTGATCACCACAACTTTGTACTGCTTATTGGCCATTACTCTGTGCCTTATGCAGCCATATCAAAACATTGATCCTCATGCTCCATTTTCTGTGGCATTTAAAAATGTGGGGTGGAGTTGGGCGCAATACATAGTGGCTGCAGGGGCGTTGAAAGGAATGACATCAGTGTTGTTAGTTAGTGCTGTTGGTCAAGCTCGTTACTTAACTCACATTGCCAGaactcatatgatgccaccatggtTTTCATATGTAGATGGCAAGACTGGAACACCAGTTAATGCGACAGCAGTTATGACGGCTGCAACTGCTATCATTGCCTTGTTTACAAAACTTGACATTTTATCTAATCTTCTCTCAATTTCCACCCTCTTCATTTTCATGCTTGTGGCACTTGCTCTGCTTGTTCGTCGTTACTAT containing:
- the LOC104105851 gene encoding cationic amino acid transporter 1-like isoform X2; the encoded protein is MGRESELRRRICSCTKEDFLPEESFKSWGNYVKALKQTPNRLMDRVLTRSKDEAEVEAKSRSQHEMKKTLSWWDLIWFGMGAVVGAGIFVLTGLEASQDAGPAVVLSYVVSGVSALLSVFCYTEFAVEIPVAGGSFAYLRVELGDFVAFIAAGNILLEYVIGGAAVARSWTSYFATLLNYQPDKLLIKVNTLAEGYNQLDPLAVGVCIIICFIAILSTKGSSRINYVASIIHIIVIFFIIICGLIKSDTKNYTPFTPFGARGIFKASAVLFFAYVGFDAVSTMAEETKDPGRDIPIGLVGSMVITTTLYCLLAITLCLMQPYQNIDPHAPFSVAFKNVGWSWAQYIVAAGALKGMTSVLLVSAVGQARYLTHIARTHMMPPWFSYVDGKTGTPVNATAVMTAATAIIALFTKLDILSNLLSISTLFIFMLVALALLVRRYYVSGVTTNANRNKLIACLLVILASSTATAAYWGLSETGWIVYCITVPIWFLATLGIWLFVPQAHDPKLWGVPLVPWLPSASIAINIFLLGSIDKDSFIRFAAWTGFLLVYYIFFGLHASYDTAKEFEKSKEWKNLEDGNGTLPTSKNAPTKSDN
- the LOC104105851 gene encoding cationic amino acid transporter 1-like isoform X1; this translates as MQKKMGRESELRRRICSCTKEDFLPEESFKSWGNYVKALKQTPNRLMDRVLTRSKDEAEVEAKSRSQHEMKKTLSWWDLIWFGMGAVVGAGIFVLTGLEASQDAGPAVVLSYVVSGVSALLSVFCYTEFAVEIPVAGGSFAYLRVELGDFVAFIAAGNILLEYVIGGAAVARSWTSYFATLLNYQPDKLLIKVNTLAEGYNQLDPLAVGVCIIICFIAILSTKGSSRINYVASIIHIIVIFFIIICGLIKSDTKNYTPFTPFGARGIFKASAVLFFAYVGFDAVSTMAEETKDPGRDIPIGLVGSMVITTTLYCLLAITLCLMQPYQNIDPHAPFSVAFKNVGWSWAQYIVAAGALKGMTSVLLVSAVGQARYLTHIARTHMMPPWFSYVDGKTGTPVNATAVMTAATAIIALFTKLDILSNLLSISTLFIFMLVALALLVRRYYVSGVTTNANRNKLIACLLVILASSTATAAYWGLSETGWIVYCITVPIWFLATLGIWLFVPQAHDPKLWGVPLVPWLPSASIAINIFLLGSIDKDSFIRFAAWTGFLLVYYIFFGLHASYDTAKEFEKSKEWKNLEDGNGTLPTSKNAPTKSDN